In Polynucleobacter sp. TUM22923, one genomic interval encodes:
- the oxc gene encoding oxalyl-CoA decarboxylase, with protein MTTDNQNTPVTDGFHLVIDALKANDLDTIFGLVGIPITDLCRLAQAEGIRFIGFRHEQHAGNAAAIAGYMTQKPGICMTVSAPGFLNGLTALANATVNCFPMILISGSSEREIVDLQQGDYEEMDQLNAAKPYCKAAYRINHIEDIGIGFARAIRAAVSGRPGGVYLDLPAQLLSQTMPVEEAKKSIFKVIDPVPRQIPAADAVERALNVLKGAKRPLILLGKGAAYAQADADIRALIEKSGIPYLPMSMAKGLLPDNHPQSASAARSFVLAEADAVMLVGARLNWLLAHGKGKTWGKEPKKFIQIDIQSNEIDSNVQIDAPLIGDIGSCVGELLKGIAIVPKPSAEWINAINEKKEKNMAKMAETLAKEASPMNFHGALRAIRDVVKKNPDLNLVNEGANTLDYCRAIVDMYKPRKRFDSGTWGIMGIGMGYAIGAAVTSGLPTIAVEGDSAFGFSGMELETICRYNLPITTIVFNNNGVYRGTDVNPTGGTDVAPTVFVKNARYDKMIEAFGGVGYYVTTPQELEKALTEAIAAGKPALINAVIDETAGTESGRLTNLNPAGAATKK; from the coding sequence ATGACAACAGATAATCAAAACACCCCAGTAACCGACGGCTTCCATCTTGTCATTGATGCTTTAAAAGCAAATGATCTTGACACTATTTTTGGCCTTGTTGGTATTCCTATTACCGACTTATGCCGTTTGGCTCAAGCAGAGGGCATTCGTTTTATTGGCTTTCGCCACGAGCAACACGCAGGTAATGCTGCGGCAATTGCCGGCTACATGACCCAAAAGCCAGGCATCTGCATGACTGTTTCTGCACCTGGCTTTTTGAATGGTCTAACAGCGCTTGCTAATGCAACCGTCAACTGTTTCCCTATGATCTTGATCAGCGGCTCCAGCGAGCGCGAAATCGTGGACTTGCAGCAGGGAGACTACGAAGAAATGGATCAGCTCAATGCAGCTAAGCCATACTGCAAAGCGGCTTACCGAATCAATCACATTGAAGATATTGGCATCGGCTTTGCGCGGGCGATTCGTGCAGCGGTATCAGGTCGTCCAGGTGGTGTGTATTTAGATTTGCCAGCGCAACTGCTAAGTCAAACTATGCCGGTTGAAGAAGCTAAAAAGTCGATCTTTAAAGTAATCGATCCAGTTCCACGTCAGATCCCAGCGGCTGATGCTGTTGAGCGTGCTTTGAACGTATTGAAGGGCGCTAAGCGTCCATTGATCCTGCTGGGCAAAGGCGCAGCTTATGCACAAGCCGATGCTGACATTCGTGCTTTGATCGAAAAATCAGGTATCCCTTATTTACCAATGTCGATGGCTAAAGGCTTATTGCCAGACAACCATCCACAATCCGCTTCTGCAGCCCGCTCATTCGTATTGGCTGAGGCTGATGCAGTGATGTTAGTTGGCGCTCGTTTGAATTGGTTGTTAGCACATGGCAAAGGCAAGACTTGGGGCAAAGAGCCTAAGAAATTTATTCAGATCGATATTCAGTCAAATGAAATTGATAGCAACGTACAAATTGATGCTCCATTAATTGGTGATATCGGTTCATGCGTTGGTGAGCTCTTGAAGGGTATCGCAATCGTTCCTAAGCCAAGTGCTGAGTGGATCAACGCCATCAATGAGAAGAAAGAGAAGAACATGGCGAAGATGGCAGAAACACTTGCCAAAGAGGCTTCTCCAATGAACTTCCATGGCGCATTGCGTGCTATTCGTGATGTTGTTAAGAAAAACCCAGATCTCAATTTGGTAAACGAAGGTGCAAACACCCTCGACTATTGCCGCGCTATTGTGGATATGTACAAGCCACGCAAGCGTTTTGATTCAGGTACTTGGGGCATTATGGGCATTGGTATGGGCTACGCAATTGGCGCCGCAGTCACTAGCGGCTTGCCAACGATCGCAGTTGAAGGCGATAGCGCCTTTGGTTTTAGTGGCATGGAATTAGAAACCATCTGCCGCTACAACTTGCCCATTACAACGATCGTATTTAACAACAATGGCGTATACCGCGGTACTGATGTGAACCCAACGGGTGGCACTGATGTTGCTCCAACGGTGTTTGTAAAGAACGCACGCTACGACAAAATGATTGAGGCTTTTGGTGGCGTAGGTTATTACGTCACAACGCCACAGGAATTAGAGAAGGCCTTGACTGAAGCAATAGCTGCAGGCAAGCCAGCACTAATCAATGCTGTGATTGATGAAACTGCGGGTACCGAAAGTGGTCGCCTGACGAATCTCAATCCAGCAGGAGCCGCAACAAAGAAGTAA
- the frc gene encoding formyl-CoA transferase → MSKPLDGIRIIDFTHVQAGPACTQLLAWYGADVIKVERPGSGDVTRSQLRDIPDADALYFTMLNGNKRSLTLDTKTQEGKEVLEKMIKTSDVMVENFGPGALDRMGFSWERIQELNPRMIMASVKGFSDGHSYEDLKVYENVAQCAGGAASTTGFWDGPPTVSAAALGDSNTGMHLAIGILTALMHREKTGRGQKVACSMQDAVLNLCRVKLRDQQRLDKIGYLEEYPQYPHGTFTDVVPRGGNAGGGGQPGWVLKCKGWETDPNAYIYFTIQGHAWKPITEALGRPEWATDPAYMTAEARQDKIFDIFAVIEEWLKDKTKYEAVDILRKFDIPCAPVLSMKELAASPDLRKSGSIVEVDHKVRGKYLTIGSPIKFSDLTVEVGPSPLLGEHTDEVLADLGYSSDDIVKLHAAKAV, encoded by the coding sequence ATGAGTAAGCCATTAGACGGAATCCGCATCATCGATTTCACACACGTACAGGCAGGCCCTGCATGTACTCAGTTATTGGCATGGTATGGCGCGGACGTGATCAAAGTAGAACGTCCTGGATCTGGCGATGTAACCCGTAGTCAGCTGCGCGATATCCCTGATGCTGATGCTTTGTATTTCACAATGCTCAACGGTAACAAGCGTTCTTTGACTTTGGATACCAAGACTCAAGAAGGTAAAGAAGTTCTCGAGAAAATGATCAAGACTTCAGATGTCATGGTTGAGAACTTTGGCCCAGGTGCTTTAGACCGCATGGGCTTTAGCTGGGAGCGTATTCAGGAATTAAATCCAAGAATGATCATGGCTTCTGTAAAAGGCTTTAGTGATGGCCATTCATACGAAGACTTAAAAGTGTATGAGAACGTAGCTCAATGTGCTGGTGGCGCTGCTTCTACAACTGGTTTCTGGGATGGTCCTCCGACTGTTTCTGCGGCTGCTTTAGGTGATAGTAATACTGGTATGCACTTAGCAATTGGTATTCTGACTGCCCTCATGCATCGCGAGAAGACCGGCCGTGGCCAAAAAGTTGCTTGCTCAATGCAAGATGCGGTCTTGAACCTGTGCCGCGTGAAGTTGCGCGATCAGCAGCGTTTGGACAAAATTGGTTACCTCGAAGAGTATCCACAGTATCCTCATGGCACATTTACAGATGTAGTTCCCCGCGGTGGTAATGCTGGTGGTGGTGGTCAACCAGGCTGGGTATTGAAGTGTAAGGGCTGGGAAACAGATCCAAACGCCTATATTTACTTCACTATTCAAGGGCATGCATGGAAGCCAATTACAGAGGCTTTGGGTCGTCCAGAGTGGGCAACTGATCCGGCTTATATGACTGCTGAAGCTCGTCAAGATAAAATCTTTGACATCTTTGCAGTGATTGAAGAGTGGCTTAAGGACAAGACGAAGTACGAAGCGGTTGATATTCTACGTAAGTTCGATATTCCTTGTGCGCCAGTATTGTCAATGAAGGAATTAGCAGCATCTCCTGATCTGCGTAAGAGTGGCTCCATTGTTGAAGTCGACCACAAAGTCCGTGGCAAGTACTTAACTATTGGTAGTCCAATTAAGTTCTCAGATTTAACAGTTGAAGTTGGTCCATCACCATTATTAGGTGAGCATACCGATGAAGTGTTAGCTGACCTTGGTTACAGTTCAGATGACATTGTTAAGCTGCACGCAGCAAAAGCAGTCTGA
- a CDS encoding PAS domain-containing protein: MKTNVNLTQLLDCIGDAVVVADAHEKIVLWNSAATRIFGYSEEEALGNTLDLIVPERQRQRHQEGFSQSMKTGTTRYGTSLLKVPAKHQDGRTLSIAFTVGMLFDDQGQASGVAAVIRDETERFAEERALKKRLADLEHP, encoded by the coding sequence ATGAAAACAAATGTGAACTTAACTCAATTACTCGACTGTATTGGCGATGCTGTTGTCGTTGCGGATGCGCACGAAAAGATTGTGTTGTGGAATTCTGCGGCGACCAGAATATTTGGCTACTCTGAAGAAGAGGCTCTTGGCAATACCCTGGATTTGATTGTTCCTGAGCGCCAGCGTCAGCGACATCAGGAGGGCTTTAGCCAGTCGATGAAGACAGGCACTACCCGCTATGGCACTTCCTTATTAAAGGTCCCAGCAAAACATCAAGATGGACGCACTTTATCTATTGCCTTTACTGTCGGCATGCTTTTTGATGATCAAGGTCAGGCCTCGGGTGTGGCAGCCGTTATCCGCGATGAGACTGAACGCTTTGCTGAAGAGCGGGCCCTAAAAAAGCGTCTCGCAGACCTGGAGCATCCTTAA
- the frc gene encoding formyl-CoA transferase, whose amino-acid sequence MAKALEGVKVLDFTHVQSGPTCTQLLAWFGADVIKVEKSGEGDATRGQLRDIPDADSLYFTMLNHNKRSITVNTKTPKGKEILERLIKECDVLVENFAPGALDRMGFSWERIQELNPMMIMASVKGFGPGPYEDCKVYENVAQCAGGSASTTGFDDGPPMVTGAQIGDSGTGLHLALGIVTALYQRTHSGRGQKVLAAMQDAVLNLCRVKLRDQQRLERNGTMQEYPQYPNGTFGDAVPRAGNASGGGQPGWILKCKGWETDPNSYIYVVVQAPVWEAICKVIGREDWVTDPHYASAMARLPRLMEIFAEIEKWTSTLTKFEVMDTLNKYDIPCGPILSMKEIAEEPSLRATGTVVEVDHPIRGKYLTVGNPIKLSDSPTEVERSPLLGEHTDEILSELGFTTDELISLRRDKVI is encoded by the coding sequence ATGGCAAAAGCATTAGAAGGGGTTAAAGTTCTCGACTTTACCCACGTGCAATCCGGCCCAACTTGTACTCAGCTGCTTGCTTGGTTTGGTGCAGATGTAATCAAGGTAGAAAAATCGGGCGAAGGTGATGCAACGCGTGGTCAGTTGCGTGATATTCCTGATGCGGATAGTTTGTATTTCACGATGTTGAACCATAACAAGCGTTCCATTACGGTCAATACAAAAACTCCAAAGGGAAAAGAAATCCTCGAGCGCCTCATTAAAGAGTGTGATGTACTGGTAGAGAACTTTGCGCCGGGTGCTTTAGATCGCATGGGTTTTTCTTGGGAGCGTATTCAGGAACTCAATCCAATGATGATCATGGCCTCTGTTAAAGGTTTTGGTCCGGGCCCTTACGAGGACTGCAAAGTTTACGAGAACGTGGCGCAGTGCGCGGGAGGCTCTGCATCGACAACTGGATTTGATGATGGCCCACCAATGGTGACTGGCGCTCAAATCGGAGATAGTGGTACCGGTTTGCATCTGGCCTTAGGCATTGTTACGGCCTTGTATCAGCGCACGCATTCTGGTCGAGGTCAAAAGGTGTTAGCTGCAATGCAAGATGCAGTACTCAATTTATGCCGCGTGAAATTACGTGATCAACAACGTTTAGAACGCAACGGCACTATGCAGGAGTACCCACAATATCCCAACGGTACGTTTGGAGATGCTGTACCTCGTGCTGGTAATGCTTCTGGCGGTGGTCAGCCTGGTTGGATTTTGAAGTGTAAGGGCTGGGAAACAGATCCTAATTCCTATATCTATGTTGTAGTGCAGGCTCCAGTATGGGAGGCTATCTGCAAGGTAATCGGTCGCGAAGATTGGGTTACCGATCCACATTACGCCTCGGCCATGGCGCGTCTACCACGCTTGATGGAGATCTTTGCTGAGATTGAGAAGTGGACTTCTACACTCACAAAATTTGAGGTGATGGATACCTTAAACAAGTATGACATTCCTTGCGGACCTATTTTGTCGATGAAAGAGATTGCTGAAGAGCCTTCACTCAGAGCAACTGGAACTGTTGTTGAGGTGGATCACCCCATTCGTGGCAAGTATCTGACTGTGGGTAATCCAATTAAGTTATCGGATAGCCCAACTGAAGTAGAGCGTTCACCACTGTTAGGTGAGCATACCGATGAAATCTTGAGTGAGCTCGGATTTACTACGGATGAGCTGATCTCCTTACGTCGCGATAAGGTTATTTAA
- a CDS encoding methionyl-tRNA formyltransferase, translated as MRVALIGSADFGKAALEAFLDRGDEVVAVFCPPDNPKSTKPEALKEAAIARGLTPLQFASLKGPEAAQAMIDSQADICVMAYVLQFVPQELANLPKHGTIQYHPSLLPKYRGPSAINWAIALGEEKTGLTIFRPSDGLDEGEVILQKEVAIGPDDTLGQVYFDALFPLGIKALLEAADLVVAHQHQEIPQDESLANYEGWFEVNAAQIHWASHITQTYNLIRACNPAPGAWTKMGEQKVQIFDARKHVSATYGAVKGKPGEITQISADSFFVGCHGGQIEVLKAKGAAGKMSGAQLAQELNLQVGQFFLL; from the coding sequence ATGCGGGTTGCTTTGATTGGTAGTGCTGATTTTGGTAAGGCAGCGTTAGAGGCCTTTTTAGACCGAGGTGATGAAGTAGTCGCTGTGTTTTGCCCGCCCGATAATCCCAAATCTACTAAGCCAGAAGCATTGAAGGAGGCTGCCATCGCTAGAGGGTTAACTCCGCTACAGTTTGCTTCCTTAAAAGGGCCTGAAGCGGCCCAGGCGATGATTGATAGCCAGGCTGATATTTGTGTCATGGCCTACGTATTGCAATTTGTTCCGCAGGAGTTAGCCAATCTACCTAAGCACGGCACTATTCAATATCACCCTTCATTGCTACCTAAATATCGTGGACCTAGTGCAATTAATTGGGCGATTGCCTTAGGGGAAGAAAAAACAGGATTAACTATCTTCAGGCCATCCGATGGCTTGGATGAAGGCGAAGTTATTTTGCAAAAAGAGGTTGCTATTGGGCCCGATGACACCCTGGGTCAAGTCTACTTTGATGCTTTGTTTCCTCTGGGAATTAAAGCGTTGCTCGAAGCTGCAGACCTAGTGGTTGCTCATCAGCATCAAGAGATCCCTCAAGATGAATCCTTAGCAAATTACGAAGGTTGGTTTGAGGTAAATGCTGCGCAGATTCATTGGGCAAGTCATATTACCCAAACATATAATCTTATTCGTGCCTGCAACCCGGCGCCTGGAGCATGGACAAAAATGGGCGAGCAAAAGGTACAAATTTTTGATGCTCGTAAACATGTTTCTGCTACTTACGGGGCTGTAAAAGGAAAACCAGGAGAGATCACTCAGATTTCTGCAGACTCATTTTTTGTGGGTTGCCATGGAGGGCAGATTGAAGTCCTTAAGGCAAAGGGTGCTGCAGGAAAAATGAGTGGCGCGCAGTTAGCTCAGGAGTTAAATTTACAGGTAGGCCAATTTTTTCTGCTGTAG
- the panC gene encoding pantoate--beta-alanine ligase, with protein sequence MKIISDIQELRDHLRGQNRAAFVPTMGNLHEGHLSLMRLARQHGDPVVASIFVNRLQFAPNEDFDSYPRTMQADIDKLEKEGVYILFAPTERDLYPQPQEYRIDPPQQLGDILEGEFRPGFFKGVCTVVLKLLSCVQPKVAVFGKKDYQQLMIIRQMAKQFALPVDIIPGETIRSEDGLALSSRNGYLSAGERAQAPELQRILKEVREQLLGLTERTTESLSAIELRAVAELTQRGWQPDYIAIRQQSDLAPANNTQLQAGEPLVILTAAKLGNTRLIDNLEV encoded by the coding sequence ATGAAAATTATTAGCGATATCCAAGAGCTACGCGACCACTTGCGCGGACAAAATCGCGCTGCTTTTGTGCCCACCATGGGTAATCTTCACGAAGGACATCTCTCCCTAATGCGATTAGCTAGGCAGCATGGTGACCCTGTTGTTGCAAGTATTTTTGTCAATCGATTGCAGTTTGCACCGAATGAAGACTTTGATAGCTATCCACGCACGATGCAAGCTGACATCGATAAGCTCGAAAAAGAAGGTGTGTACATTTTGTTTGCTCCTACAGAGCGTGACTTATATCCCCAGCCTCAGGAATATCGAATTGACCCCCCACAGCAACTAGGGGACATCCTCGAAGGAGAATTTCGCCCTGGATTTTTTAAGGGTGTGTGTACTGTTGTCCTTAAACTGCTTTCTTGTGTTCAGCCAAAAGTAGCAGTGTTTGGCAAAAAAGATTACCAGCAATTGATGATCATCCGCCAAATGGCTAAGCAATTTGCATTACCAGTCGACATTATTCCTGGCGAAACTATCCGCTCTGAAGATGGTCTAGCTCTCTCCTCTCGCAATGGCTATCTTTCCGCTGGGGAACGCGCCCAAGCCCCTGAACTACAGCGCATCCTTAAAGAGGTGCGGGAACAACTACTAGGGTTAACTGAGCGCACCACAGAATCACTCAGTGCAATTGAACTGAGAGCGGTAGCCGAACTTACTCAGCGCGGCTGGCAGCCAGATTACATTGCCATTCGTCAGCAGAGTGATTTAGCGCCTGCTAACAATACCCAATTGCAGGCGGGCGAGCCACTAGTGATCTTGACGGCTGCAAAACTTGGTAATACTCGCTTGATTGATAACTTAGAGGTCTAA
- a CDS encoding ScpA family protein, translated as MTKYSTEPSTQPIGDLLDSTPSVTDGMSSAFAKLYGEPLFKLPTDLYIPPDALEIFLEAFEGPLDLLLYLIRKQNFNVLDIPMAQVTQQYLSYVDQIRHHNLELAAEYLLMAAMLIEIKSRMLLPMKKADSDEEVEDPRAELVRRLLEYERMKLAAQELDQIPQQGRDFQIAHGYVDTTVAVSWPEVNLEDLQMAWRDVLHRAKLTQHHTITREELSVRDFMTRILRRLQSTRFVEFSELFEDAINSGKGIPVVIVNFIAMLELSREALVEITQAEPYAPIYVRLAYTPV; from the coding sequence ATGACTAAATACAGTACTGAGCCAAGCACCCAGCCGATTGGCGATCTACTAGACAGTACTCCATCCGTAACCGATGGAATGTCATCCGCTTTTGCAAAGTTATATGGCGAGCCCTTATTCAAGCTCCCAACGGATTTATATATTCCACCAGATGCACTGGAGATTTTTTTAGAAGCATTTGAAGGTCCGTTAGATCTACTGCTTTATTTGATTCGCAAACAGAACTTCAACGTGCTCGATATTCCGATGGCTCAGGTGACACAACAGTATCTGAGTTATGTTGATCAAATTCGTCATCATAATTTAGAGCTCGCTGCAGAATATCTCTTGATGGCTGCGATGCTCATCGAAATTAAATCTCGCATGTTATTGCCAATGAAAAAAGCGGACAGCGATGAAGAGGTTGAAGATCCCCGCGCAGAACTCGTACGCCGCCTTTTAGAGTACGAACGAATGAAGCTTGCAGCACAAGAGCTTGACCAGATTCCGCAACAAGGCCGTGATTTCCAAATCGCGCATGGCTATGTTGACACTACAGTGGCTGTTAGTTGGCCAGAAGTAAATTTAGAAGATTTGCAAATGGCTTGGCGGGACGTATTGCACCGCGCAAAGCTCACCCAACATCACACCATTACGCGCGAAGAACTATCAGTACGAGACTTTATGACGCGTATTTTGCGACGCCTGCAAAGCACTCGCTTTGTTGAGTTCAGCGAGCTATTTGAAGATGCCATTAATTCGGGTAAAGGCATTCCAGTCGTGATTGTTAATTTCATTGCCATGCTCGAACTCTCTCGTGAAGCCTTAGTTGAAATTACTCAGGCAGAGCCCTATGCTCCAATTTATGTTCGCCTAGCCTATACCCCTGTTTAA
- a CDS encoding DUF3460 family protein, whose translation MARYQSEFTQFLNELKTEQPDIEAGQQAGRALLWDQAPLTTEDQRRAKVAKLKQRAYVYSND comes from the coding sequence ATGGCAAGGTACCAGTCTGAATTTACCCAGTTCTTAAATGAGCTTAAAACCGAGCAACCTGATATTGAGGCAGGACAGCAAGCGGGTCGCGCCCTCCTTTGGGATCAGGCACCACTGACTACAGAAGATCAACGCCGTGCAAAAGTAGCTAAGTTAAAGCAACGCGCTTACGTCTATTCCAATGACTAA
- the metG gene encoding methionine--tRNA ligase — MSSPKRRLLVTSALPYANGQIHIGHLVEYVQTDIWVRFQRMRGHEVHYVGADDTHGTPIMLRAEKEGISPKELIANVWKEHKRDFDDFLISFDHYYTTDSPENETLSKSIYLKLRDAGLIEMRAIEQAYDPVKEMFLPDRFIKGECPKCGAKDQYGDSCEKCGATYSPTDLKNPFSVVSGATPIKKISDHYFFKLSDPRCEAFLRDWTQVRTPLQPEARNKMKEWVGQPGESKLGDWDISRDAPYFGFEIPDAPGKYFYVWLDAPIGYYASFLNYCQSNGMNFEEWVRPDTTTEQYHFIGKDILYFHTLFWPATLHFAGYRTPTNVFAHGFLTVDGEKMSKSRGTLISAHSVMECGFNPEWFRYYFATKLNDSMEDLDLNLQDFVARVNSDLLGKYINIASRSAGFLVKRFGGIVSDEAMHHPLLSDIAGVSEKIAELYEGREYAKALRTVMELADKVNAFVDENKPWEIAKNPEREADLQRVCSVTLEAFRLLSLYLKPVLPQVTAGVEEFLSVPPMTWDDVNTPLSSQHPIKAYQHLMTRVEAPQIEALLAANT; from the coding sequence ATGAGTAGCCCCAAACGCCGCCTGCTAGTTACCTCAGCCCTGCCTTACGCTAATGGCCAGATTCATATTGGTCATTTGGTGGAATATGTCCAAACTGACATCTGGGTACGATTTCAAAGAATGCGCGGCCACGAAGTGCACTATGTCGGCGCTGACGACACCCATGGCACACCAATCATGTTGCGGGCTGAAAAAGAGGGTATCTCTCCCAAAGAGCTGATCGCTAATGTTTGGAAAGAACATAAACGCGACTTTGACGACTTCTTAATTTCTTTCGATCACTACTACACTACGGATAGCCCAGAGAACGAAACGCTATCAAAAAGTATTTACCTCAAACTGCGCGATGCAGGCTTAATAGAAATGCGAGCAATTGAACAGGCCTACGATCCTGTAAAAGAGATGTTCTTGCCAGATCGCTTTATTAAAGGTGAGTGTCCTAAGTGTGGCGCCAAAGATCAATACGGCGATTCTTGTGAAAAGTGTGGAGCAACTTACTCTCCCACCGATCTTAAGAATCCATTCTCCGTAGTCAGTGGCGCAACACCGATTAAAAAAATATCTGATCATTATTTTTTCAAGCTATCAGATCCCCGTTGCGAAGCTTTCTTACGCGATTGGACCCAAGTCAGAACGCCTCTACAGCCTGAAGCACGCAATAAGATGAAAGAATGGGTCGGGCAGCCCGGCGAGAGTAAGTTGGGGGATTGGGACATTTCTCGTGACGCCCCGTACTTTGGCTTTGAAATTCCAGATGCACCAGGCAAGTATTTTTACGTCTGGCTAGATGCCCCTATTGGCTATTACGCTAGCTTCCTCAACTACTGCCAGAGCAATGGGATGAATTTTGAGGAATGGGTCAGACCCGACACCACTACTGAGCAGTATCACTTTATCGGTAAAGACATTCTGTATTTCCACACGCTTTTTTGGCCAGCGACACTGCACTTCGCTGGTTATCGAACGCCAACGAATGTATTTGCTCATGGCTTCTTAACTGTAGATGGCGAGAAGATGAGTAAGTCACGGGGCACTCTGATATCTGCGCACAGTGTGATGGAGTGCGGCTTTAATCCGGAGTGGTTCCGCTACTACTTCGCCACAAAACTAAATGACAGTATGGAGGACTTGGATCTCAATCTCCAAGATTTCGTAGCACGAGTCAATAGTGATTTATTGGGGAAGTACATCAACATCGCTAGCCGTAGTGCTGGCTTTTTAGTAAAGCGTTTCGGCGGTATTGTTTCTGATGAAGCAATGCATCACCCACTGCTTTCAGATATTGCTGGCGTAAGTGAAAAAATTGCGGAGCTCTACGAAGGACGAGAATATGCCAAGGCACTCAGAACCGTCATGGAGTTGGCAGACAAGGTCAATGCCTTTGTAGATGAAAATAAACCTTGGGAAATCGCTAAAAATCCAGAGCGTGAAGCGGACTTACAAAGGGTCTGCAGCGTCACTTTGGAGGCATTTCGTCTACTAAGCCTTTATCTCAAACCGGTCCTACCCCAGGTTACTGCCGGAGTTGAAGAGTTCTTATCTGTGCCGCCCATGACCTGGGATGATGTGAACACACCGCTCTCCAGCCAGCATCCAATCAAAGCCTATCAGCACCTCATGACAAGGGTGGAAGCCCCCCAAATTGAGGCATTACTGGCAGCCAATACCTAA
- a CDS encoding formate dehydrogenase accessory sulfurtransferase FdhD, with protein sequence MPHNIQMSNASVPLVHEVQIMDEAGRLKTTHIPGERPLTIYLDKREVVTLMTLGSAPEALVLGYLRNQRLVESPDDIESIQVDWETDSAAVKTHRSTVDIDALTSKRVVTTGCGQGTMFGGLIEEMDQIRLPDGPLLAQEAIVKLIDSIRMHDTIYKKSGSVHACAVFERNGDDDVQLLHFIEDVGRHNAVDSISGLMWLADKPGKDLVFFTTGRLTSEMVIKGAQMGIPFLLTRSGVTLMGLELARKTNLTLLSRCSGKHFEIYNAPERVVFTPASE encoded by the coding sequence TTGCCCCACAATATTCAGATGTCCAACGCCTCGGTGCCCCTGGTGCATGAGGTGCAGATCATGGATGAGGCTGGGCGCTTAAAGACTACCCATATCCCGGGTGAGCGACCTTTAACCATTTATTTGGATAAGCGTGAAGTTGTGACATTAATGACCTTAGGTAGTGCCCCAGAGGCTTTGGTGCTGGGTTATTTGCGCAATCAGCGCTTAGTAGAGTCCCCAGACGATATCGAGAGCATTCAGGTGGACTGGGAGACAGACTCGGCAGCGGTCAAGACCCATCGCAGTACTGTAGATATTGATGCCCTGACAAGTAAGCGGGTAGTGACTACTGGGTGCGGCCAGGGCACGATGTTTGGCGGACTGATTGAGGAGATGGATCAGATACGATTACCCGATGGCCCCTTGCTGGCCCAAGAGGCGATTGTGAAGTTGATTGACAGTATCCGCATGCATGACACCATTTATAAGAAATCAGGCTCAGTACACGCTTGTGCGGTGTTTGAGCGTAATGGCGATGATGATGTTCAACTACTGCATTTTATTGAAGACGTGGGTCGCCATAATGCCGTGGACTCCATATCGGGTCTGATGTGGCTCGCGGACAAGCCTGGCAAGGATCTCGTTTTCTTTACAACCGGGCGTCTGACCTCAGAGATGGTGATTAAAGGAGCTCAGATGGGTATTCCCTTCCTGTTGACTCGTTCTGGCGTTACCCTGATGGGCCTAGAGTTGGCACGCAAAACCAATCTCACGCTGCTATCTCGCTGTTCCGGGAAGCATTTTGAGATTTATAACGCTCCAGAGAGAGTCGTTTTTACCCCTGCATCTGAGTAA
- the dcd gene encoding dCTP deaminase yields the protein MTIKSDHWIRRMGTQGMISPFEPEQVRIDAAGQKIVSYGTSSYGYDIRCADEFKIFTNINSTIVDPKNFDEQSFVDFKGPVCIIPPNSFALARTVEYFKIPRSVLTVCVGKSTYARCGIIVNVTPFEPEWEGYVTLEFSNTTPLPAKIYAGEGCAQVLFFESDEVCGTSYKDRGGKYQGQVGVTLPKT from the coding sequence ATGACTATTAAATCTGACCACTGGATCCGCCGTATGGGCACGCAAGGCATGATCAGCCCATTTGAACCTGAGCAAGTTCGCATAGACGCTGCCGGCCAAAAAATTGTAAGTTACGGCACCTCTAGCTACGGCTACGACATTCGTTGTGCTGATGAATTCAAGATCTTTACGAATATCAACAGCACTATCGTCGATCCAAAGAACTTTGATGAGCAATCCTTCGTAGACTTTAAGGGTCCGGTTTGCATCATTCCACCAAACTCCTTTGCCTTAGCAAGAACAGTAGAGTATTTTAAGATCCCTCGCAGCGTACTAACAGTGTGCGTTGGTAAGAGTACTTATGCCCGCTGCGGAATTATTGTGAATGTCACTCCATTCGAGCCTGAATGGGAAGGCTATGTGACGCTAGAGTTTTCAAACACGACACCGTTACCCGCCAAGATTTACGCTGGTGAAGGTTGTGCGCAAGTATTGTTCTTTGAGAGTGACGAAGTATGTGGCACGTCCTACAAAGATCGTGGCGGCAAATATCAAGGCCAAGTCGGCGTTACCTTACCAAAGACTTAA